In Colwellia sp. PAMC 20917, a single genomic region encodes these proteins:
- the rbfA gene encoding 30S ribosome-binding factor RbfA has product MAREFARTDRVGQEIQKEIATILMREVKDPRLVMTTVSAVELTRDLAYAKIFVTFFTNEASEIKSSIEVLNEAAGFIRSLLAKKLRARIMPHLRFVYDSSMAEGVRMSSLVDEAVASDKHIAESSERDATASNEATDINNEENS; this is encoded by the coding sequence ATGGCAAGAGAATTTGCCCGTACCGACCGTGTCGGACAAGAAATACAAAAAGAAATCGCGACTATTTTGATGCGCGAAGTTAAAGATCCACGCTTAGTCATGACAACAGTTTCTGCTGTCGAGTTGACACGTGATTTAGCTTACGCAAAAATATTCGTGACTTTTTTTACCAATGAAGCCTCAGAAATAAAAAGCTCTATTGAAGTCTTAAATGAAGCTGCTGGTTTTATTCGCTCGTTATTAGCGAAAAAATTACGTGCCCGTATTATGCCGCATTTACGTTTTGTTTATGACAGCTCTATGGCTGAAGGTGTTCGAATGAGTTCATTGGTTGATGAAGCTGTCGCTAGCGATAAGCATATCGCTGAAAGCTCAGAGCGAGATGCTACCGCTTCTAACGAAGCAACTGATATCAACAACGAAGAAAATTCATAG
- the truB gene encoding tRNA pseudouridine(55) synthase TruB — translation MAKRRKGRPINGVILLDKPYDMSSNSALQKVKRIFFAQKAGHTGALDPLATGMLPICLGEGTKFSQFLLDTDKTYQVTAKLGVRTTTSDADGEVVAEKRVDVSSEQLAIALESFRGTTQQIPSMYSALKYKGQPLYKYAREGVEVPRESRDITVFRLDLLRFEGDEVDLDIHVSKGTYIRTIIDDLGELLGCGAHVANLRRSAVGNYPTDKMVTLEQLQALVAQAEEQEIAPSKLLDPLLLPMTTACDGIPEVFIDDMSANFLRHGNPVQAANVPAEGLVQVFVGDNINDGEFIGVGHIDDNGLIAPKRIVVLDEFLKTL, via the coding sequence ATGGCTAAACGCAGAAAAGGTCGCCCAATTAATGGGGTGATCCTACTTGATAAACCCTATGACATGTCATCGAACAGTGCTTTACAAAAAGTTAAGCGTATCTTCTTTGCACAGAAAGCCGGCCATACTGGGGCATTAGATCCACTTGCTACCGGTATGTTGCCGATTTGTTTAGGTGAAGGGACTAAGTTTTCTCAATTTTTACTGGATACCGATAAAACCTATCAAGTAACAGCAAAATTGGGTGTGCGCACCACAACCAGTGACGCTGACGGTGAAGTTGTTGCGGAAAAACGGGTTGATGTTTCAAGTGAGCAATTAGCAATAGCACTTGAGTCTTTTCGCGGTACCACACAGCAAATTCCTTCCATGTACTCAGCGTTAAAATACAAAGGCCAGCCTTTATATAAATATGCGCGAGAAGGTGTTGAAGTCCCTCGTGAATCACGAGACATTACGGTTTTTCGTTTAGACTTATTACGCTTTGAAGGTGACGAAGTTGATTTAGATATTCATGTATCTAAAGGCACCTATATTCGTACTATCATCGACGATTTAGGTGAACTGCTTGGTTGTGGCGCACATGTTGCTAATTTACGCAGAAGTGCCGTGGGAAATTATCCGACAGATAAAATGGTAACACTGGAACAATTACAAGCATTAGTGGCACAAGCAGAAGAACAAGAGATAGCGCCATCTAAGTTGCTTGACCCTTTATTATTGCCGATGACGACAGCCTGTGATGGTATCCCTGAGGTTTTTATCGATGATATGTCTGCTAATTTTTTGCGCCATGGTAATCCAGTACAAGCAGCTAATGTTCCGGCTGAAGGTTTAGTGCAGGTTTTTGTTGGAGACAATATCAATGATGGAGAGTTTATTGGTGTTGGTCATATAGACGACAACGGTTTAATTGCACCTAAACGCATTGTTGTTTTAGACGAATTTTTGAAAACGCTGTAA
- the rpsO gene encoding 30S ribosomal protein S15, producing MSLNATEKAAIVAEYAQKEGDTGSPEVQVALLTTQINHLQGHFKEHIHDHHSRRGLLRMVAQRRKLLDYLKGKNVERYTTVIAKLGLRR from the coding sequence ATGTCTTTAAATGCTACAGAAAAAGCTGCAATCGTTGCAGAATATGCTCAAAAAGAAGGTGATACTGGTTCACCTGAAGTACAAGTTGCTTTGTTAACTACACAAATCAACCATCTACAAGGTCACTTCAAAGAGCACATCCATGATCATCACTCACGTCGTGGTTTATTGCGCATGGTTGCACAACGTCGTAAGTTACTTGATTATTTAAAAGGCAAAAACGTTGAGCGTTACACAACAGTCATCGCTAAATTAGGTCTACGTCGTTAA